In Candidatus Omnitrophota bacterium, the DNA window CCTTCTCTTTAGCTATATATGTCTTCACTATTACCTTCCCTTACCCGTCGATCCTTTTCAAGGAAAAGCGGGGTAAATTGTAAAAAAACGCCTCCTGTTACAGAGGCGATAAATAGTAACACAAGCGCCGTATCTTGTCAATTAAAAAATCCGAGACCTCCGGACCGTTACAGGATGCCCCTTACCTTCATCGTTTCTCTGAGTTTATCCGCGCCTTCGTACCTCACAGACTCGATACCCAGCATCTGCGCCTCTTTTATGAGGTCCTCGCGGTCGTCAATATACAGTATGCCCTCTTTTTTGCCACCGGCGCGCTTGATCACGTTGTCGTATATAGCGCGCTCCGGCTTAACAGAGCCCAATTCGTAAGAGAGAATGATCTCGTCGAATATCCCGATTATATCGAACTTGTTCCGTATATATTCGAAATGTAGTTTGTTCACATTAGAGAGCAGGAAGAGCCTGTAAGAGCCCTTCAATTCCCGCGCCAGAGCGCAAGAACCTTCATCCTCCCAGAATATGTCGTTCCAGATCTTCGCGAAATCCTTATAAGACATCTTAAAACCTATCAGGCTTGCGGCCCTCTTATGGAATTCCTCCGGAGGTATCAGCCCTTTTTCAAAATCCTTCGTTATCTCCGAATCGAAGAAGATATCATAGATCTTCCCGGTATCAAGCCCGGATAAGGCAGCTATCTTCTCTGCGGATATATTATGGTCGAATTTGATCAGGGTATTCCCAAGATCGAACACTATTACGTTATATTTTTTCAGCGCTAACCCCTATTTTTAATACATCACCTTAACCAGGCACAGTCCTTTGGCGGGCATAGTCGGCCCGCACAACCTTCTCTCTTTTCTTCGCAGTATTTCCCTGACACGAGGCACGTTTATCTTTCCCCTGCCGGCTTCCACAAGCGTTCCGGCTATGCATCTGGCCATATTATAAAGGAAGCCATCCGCTTCCATATAAATGTTAATTATATCATTATGCTTTTCAATGGCGATGCGTTTTATGGTGCGAATCGAAT includes these proteins:
- a CDS encoding HAD family phosphatase, with protein sequence MFDLGNTLIKFDHNISAEKIAALSGLDTGKIYDIFFDSEITKDFEKGLIPPEEFHKRAASLIGFKMSYKDFAKIWNDIFWEDEGSCALARELKGSYRLFLLSNVNKLHFEYIRNKFDIIGIFDEIILSYELGSVKPERAIYDNVIKRAGGKKEGILYIDDREDLIKEAQMLGIESVRYEGADKLRETMKVRGIL